A stretch of Lathyrus oleraceus cultivar Zhongwan6 chromosome 6, CAAS_Psat_ZW6_1.0, whole genome shotgun sequence DNA encodes these proteins:
- the LOC127098314 gene encoding putative glutamine amidotransferase GAT1_2.1, translating into MATSDLSLLLPRVLIVSRRTIRKNKFVDFVGEYHLDLIVRYGAVPIIVPRVTGIHTLLESFEPIHGVLLCEGEDIDPSHYDDPQLCGLTPQELEAIRELHPSDAAIDKEKDSIELTLAKLCLERNIPYLGICRGSQILNVSCGGTLYQDIDREIVEKNHEFRRVVHMDYLNYDGHRHSINVIPNTPLHDWFKDSFVDEKMEIMVNSYHHQGVKRLAQRFVPMAFAPDGLMEGFYDPDNYSPEDGKFIMGLQFHPERMRNHESDEFDYPGCSMAYQEFAKAVIAFEKKLSSSILVPKSPKLNEELEQKRKQIVKSFSVARDMYKSDSHVDVSQSSVLKPGADFLQASTALSLQQENRLKQVGATYRNGSSYAQKMKMNQTREKAARNMMSNMSVEQLTELVSFYGSMHQICSETIDRKMNELVVEES; encoded by the exons ATGGCCACCTCTGATCTGTCATTGCTTTTGCCAAGGGTTCTCATCGTTTCTCGACGTACTATTCGCAAGAACAAATTTGTAGATTTTGTTG GTGAGTATCATCTTGATCTCATTGTAAGATATGGAGCTGTTCCCATCATTGTCCCTAGAGTCACTGGAATTCACACTCTCTTGGAAAGCTTTGAGCCTATTCATGGTGTTCTTCTATGTGAAGGTGAGGACATTGATCCCTCTCATTATGATGATCCTCAACTCTGTGGACTTACACCTCAAGAGCTTGAGGCCATAAGGGAGCTTCATCCAAGTGATGCTGCCATTGATAAAGAGAAAGACTCCATTGAGCTAACGCTTGCTAAACTCTGCCTTGAAAGAAATATACCTTATTTGGGTATATGCAGAGGCTCTCAAATTCTTAATGTTTCCTGTGGAGGCACTCTTTACCAAGATATAGACAGAGAGATAGTCGAGAAAAACCATGAGTTTCGAAGAGTGGTTCACATGGACTATCTAAACTATGATGGACATCGTCATTCCATAAATGTTATCCCGAACACTCCTTTGCATGATTGGTTTAAAGATTCTTTTGTGGATGAGAAAATGGAGATCATGGTGAATAGTTACCACCATCAAGGCGTCAAGAGATTGGCACAGAGATTTGTTCCAATGGCATTTGCTCCGGATGGTTTGATGGAAGGATTTTACGATCCTGATAATTATAGTCCTGAAGATGGTAAGTTTATTATGGGACTTCAGTTTCATCCGGAGAGAATGAGGAACCATGAAAGTGATGAATTTGATTATCCTGGATGCAGTATGGCTTATCAG GAGTTTGCAAAAGCTGTAATAGCTTTCGAGAAAAAACTTAGCAGCTCAATACTTGTCCCCAAGTCTCCAAAGCTAAATGAGGAACTGGAGCAAAAGAGAAAACAGATTGTGAAAAGCTTTTCAGTCGCTAGAGATATGTATAAGTCTGATTCTCATGTCGATGTGAGCCAAAGTTCTGTACTTAAACCGGGAGCAGACTTTCTTCAG GCAAGTACAGCACTGAGTTTGCAGCAGGAGAATAGGCTAAAGCAGGTTGGTGCAACCTATAGAAACGGTTCAAGTTACGCACAAAAGATGAAAATGAATCAGACGAGGGAGAAGGCTGCTAGGAACATGATGTCAAATATGTCTGTGGAGCAGTTAACAGAATTGGTGTCTTTTTATGGATCGATGCATCAGATATGTTCTGAGACAATTGACAGAAAGATGAATGAACTAGTTGTAGAAGAAAGTTGA
- the LOC127098315 gene encoding uncharacterized protein LOC127098315, with protein sequence MAVSVTLIVAIISLHLFAFVFAIGAERRRSLAKVVPDEYDDRSFCVYTTDASTVYGLAACSLLLLSQAILYAVTRCLCCGKGLVSGCSTTCAVIFFVLSWLGFLGAEACLLAGSARNAYHTKYQGYFTKHDLSCATLRKGVFAAGAALTLFSMLASILYYWAHCKADTGFWEKHQNEGIGLATHNHGHESDKP encoded by the exons ATGGCTGTTTCAGTAACTCTTATAGTAGCCATCATTTCTCTGCATCTCTTTGCTTTCGTTTTCGCTATCGGCGCCGAACGACGTCGTAGTCTG GCAAAAGTGGTTCCCGATGAGTACGACGACCGATCTTTCTGCGTTTACACCACCGACGCTTCCACTGTTTACGGTCTCGCCGCCTGCTCTCTCCTGCTCCTCAGTCAAGCTATCCTTTACGCCGTTACTAGATGTCTCTGCTGCGGTAAAGGTCTTGTCTCCGGTTGTTCCACTACTTGTGCGGTTATCTTCTTTGTTCTCTCATG GCTTGGTTTTTTGGGAGCCGAGGCGTGCTTGTTAGCAGGGTCTGCGCGGAATGCATACCACACAAAATACCAAGGGTATTTTACAAAGCATGACTTGTCATGCGCCACTCTTCGCAAGGGCGTGTTTGCTGCGGGGGCTGCCTTGACCTTGTTCTCTATGTTGGCTTCCATTTTGTACTATTGGGCACACTGTAAGGCCGACACTGGCTTCTGGGAGAAGCACCAAAATGAAGGTATTGGATTGGCCACACACAATCATGGTCATGAATCTGATAAGCCCTGA
- the LOC127096359 gene encoding tyrosine-protein phosphatase DSP3 produces MLPLTVDAAERVPPPDGEAVKDAELESFRGGPVELSLLPLYPYHSVRHIWDKEDRDPLKFINHRRKITGLPQSNEEWFQTTSSLSGMTSYITVSSTYGTSRISSGSMSTTGGSLVWSTCTRSYQRYLCPEPYPEENLEFLKSQNIRLFQFGIEGKTEVSLPILSDSIMEALKILLDVRNHPVLIHCKRGKHRTGCVVGCFRKMQNWCLSSVFEEYQRYAGAKSRTTDLTFIEMFDIINLRQCLYSIIYQYQGASKKRRLMYQGETTQKPPRLTSF; encoded by the exons ATGCTACCTCTTACTGTTGATGCTGCTGAGAGAGTGCCACCTCCAGATGGTGAGGCTGTTAAGGATGCTGAGCTAGAGTCATTTAGAGGAGGCCCTGTAGAGTTGTCACTACTACCTCTGTACCCATACCATAGTGTCAGGCATATCTGGGACAAAGAG GATCGTGATCCGCTGAAGTTTATTAACCATAGACGGAAGATTACTGGTTTGCCTCAGTCGAATGAGGAGTGGTTTCAGACAACTTCATCCCTATCTGGGATGACCAGTTATATTACG GTGTCATCTACCTACGGTACTTCGAGGATTTCGAGTGGATCCATGAGTACAACTGGGGGCTCGCTTGTTTGGTCTACTTGTACTCGAAGTTATCAGAG ATACTTGTGTCCTGAACCCTATCCGGAGGAGAATTTGGAGTTTCTTAAATCACAGAATATTCGTCTATTTCAATTTGGAATTGAGGGGAAAACG GAAGTTTCTTTACCTATTCTCAGTGATTCTATTATGGAGGCTTTGAAAATTTtacttg ATGTGAGAAATCACCCTGTTTTGATTCATTGCAAACGAGGAAAG CATAGAACAGGTTGTGTAGTTGGTTGCTTCAGAAAGATGCAGAACTGGTGTCTGTCTTCTGTGTTTGAGGAGTACCAGCGTTATGCTGGTGCTAAATCCAGGACAACGGATTTAACATTTATAGAGATGTTTGACATCATAAATCTTAGGCAGTGCCTCTACAGCATCATCTACCAGTATCAAGGTGCTTCAAAGAAGCGCAGATTGATGTATCAAGGCGAGACTACGCAGAAGCCACCCCGTTTGACATCGTTTTAG